A portion of the Betta splendens chromosome 2, fBetSpl5.4, whole genome shotgun sequence genome contains these proteins:
- the LOC114851040 gene encoding dynactin subunit 1-like isoform X1 yields the protein MALNRRHSYTPRLTSPLISKMSSAGTVESGKPPKIGSIVEVTGKGQRGTVAYIGATLFASGKWVGVILDEPKGKNDGTVQGKRYFTCEENHGIFVRQSQIQVVEDGSAATSPDAPESGITRMSKQKDIPETPKTSKQTPVSIKKSSTRRSAKWSTPRLMPATSLPSLLVRPHSRYSLTSMASRESLSSSLSGDVSEASLSHQGALGAPVVPQPSGTPAAAVATVPATPSKAEPAISKQEEESLRAQVKDLEEKLETLKMKRTEDKAKLKELEKHKIQLEQLQEWKTKMQEQQAELQKQLKEAKREAREAQEAKDRYMEEMSDTADAIEMATLDKEMAEERAESLQVEVDTLKEKVEELSMDLEILRHEISEKGTDGAASSYHVKQLEEQNGRLKEALVRMRDLSASEKQEHVKLQKQMEKKNTELETLRTQKEKLQEEMKQAEATIDELKEQVDAALGSEEMVETLTERNLDLEEKVRELRETVTDLEAINEMNDELQENARETEMELREQVDLSGAKVREAEKRVEAAQETVADYQQTINKYRELTASLQDANRELTSQQNANVEQVQQPPAELFDFKIKFAETKAYAKAIEMELRKMEVAQSNRQVSLLTSFMPDSFLRHGGDHDCILVLLLIPRLICKAELISKQAQEKFDLNGNLVQGTGLRGPPGEQRSFASGLVYSLSLLQSTLHKYEQALSSCSVEVFKRMGTLYSEMSFHERSLDYLIDLLHKDQLDETVQVEPLTKAIKYYQQLYSVHLTDQSEDCTVQLGDHIKFSQSALDCMGVEVARLRAFLAAGQESSVLSVLLKDLDTSCSDIRQFCKKIRRRMPGTDVVGVPAAVSFGPQVSETLTECRRQLTRVVAVLQEVAAAGAQMVAPLAEQEGLSALKLEDITGKAVEQVYGSHGLNGPECLRQSCSSVIATMNKMATAMQEGEYDADKPQSMTPPVEVRASTVRAEMTDAEGLGVKLEDRETVIKELKKSLKIKGEELSEANVRLSLLEKKLDTSTKDADERVEKIQTKLDENLSLLKKKEKEFEETMDALQADIDQLEAEKAELKQRINSQSKMTIEGLRGPAASGIASIVQGSAGAGLSPSMAGSVQVVDSPLLRQQVEAQRLSIKHLKNENNRIKAEKMRAQLASLPPLCPPKLPQVPKDSSMPPQGLNTGIYRRTDQLLATLLKLSAEVKVVDITGKTAVSASAQLLEQTARLKNLSDALEKLKGEVAEHVVSYQPGAKASSDFATFPVSSFVKAKEEKQGGTVFVGRVSIPCTAGQEQVHRLVLSQQQLQQVHRLLMA from the exons CTGACCAGCCCACTGATCAGCAAAATGAGCAGTGCAGGAACAGTGGAGAGTGGTAAACCTCCAAAG ATCGGCTCTATAGTAGAGGTGACAGGAAAGGGTCAGCGCGGAACTGTTGCCTACATCGGTGCCACCCTCTTTGCCTCTGGAAAATGGGTTGGCGTCATACTTGATGAGCCCAAAGGCAAGAACGATGGGACTGTGCAGGGGAAACGCTACTTCACCTGTGAGGAAAATCATGGGATATTTGTCAGACAGTCCCAG ATCCAGGTGGTGGAGGACGGTTCTGCTGCAACGTCACCAGATGCCCCTGAGTCTGGCATTACCAGAATGTCCAAGCAAAAGG ATATTCCAGAGACTCCTAAAACATCGAAACAG ACACCTGTGAGCATTAAGAAG TCCTCTACCCGCCGCTCTGCTAAG TGGAGTACTCCACGTCTCATGCCTGCTacctccctcccctcgctcctTGTGCGCCCCCACAGCCGCTACAGCCTGACATCCATG GCATCTCGTGAGAGcctgtcttcctctctgtccggTGATGTCAGTGAGGCGAGCCTGTCACACCAGGGTGCCCTGGGAGCACCTGTTGTGCCTCAGCCAAGCGGgacgcctgcagctgcagtagcCACTGTTCCAGCTACACCAAGCAAG GCGGAACCTGCCATTTCCAAGCAG GAAGAAGAGTCACTCCGAGCTCAAGTCAAGGATCTCGAGGAGAAGCTGGAAACGCTGAAAATGAAGAGGACTGAGGACAAGGccaagctgaaggagctggagaaacacaagatccagctggagcagcttcaggagTGGAAAACCAAAATGCAGGAGcaacaggcagagctgcagaaacaaCTCAAAGAAGCCAAGAGG GAAGCACGTGAGGCACAGGAGGCTAAGGACCGTTACATGGAGGAGATGTCTGACACAGCAGATGCCATCGAAATGGCCACACTGGACAAAGAGATGGCTGAAGAGCGGGCAGAGTCTCTGCAAGTGGAAGTGGACACActgaaggagaaggtggaggagctctCCATGGACCTTGAGATTCTTAGGCATGAAATATCTGAGAAAG GCACAGATGGTGCCGCATCAAGTTACCAtgtcaaacagctggaggagcagaatgGCAGACTGAAGGAGGCACTGGTCAG AATGCGTGACCTTTCTGCCTCAGAGAAACAGGagcatgtgaagctgcagaagcagatGGAAAAGAAGaacactgagctggagactctgAGAACGCAGAAAGAGAAACTGCAGGAAGAAATGAAGCAGGCAGAAGCCACTATAGacgagctgaaggagcag GTGGATGCTGCTCTTGGATCAGAAGAGATGGTGGAAACCCTGACAGAAAGAAACCTCGACCTGGAAGAGAAAGTCCGAGAGCTAAGAGAAACTGTGACTGACCTG GAGGCAATCAATGAGATGAATGATGAACTCCAGGAGAATGCCAGAGAGACTGAGATGGAGCTGAGGGAGCAGGTGGACCTGAGTGGTGCAAAGgtcagagaggcagaaaaaagggTGGAGGCTGCCCAGGAGACTGTAGCTGATTATCAGCAGACCATCAACAAATACAGAGAGCTGACTGCCAGCCTACAG GATGCCAACAGAGAACTGACCAGCCAGCAGAATGCCAATGTTGAGCAGGTTCAGCAACCGCCTGCGGAACTGTTTGATTTCAAGATTAAGTTTGCAGAGACCAAAGCCTATGCCAAG GCGATTGAGATGGAGCTGAGGAAAATGGAAGTGGCTCAGTCAAACAGACAGGTGTCCCTCCTCACCTCGTTCATGCCAGACTCCTTTCTCCGTCATGGCGGCGATCACGACTGTATTCTGGTGCTTCTGCTCATTCCCAGGCTCATATGCAAG GCTGAGCTGATCAGTAAACAGGCCCAGGAGAAGTTTGACTTGAACGGGAACCTGGTCCAGGGCACGGGCCTCAGAGGGCCTCCAGGAGAGCAGCGTAGCTTTGCCTCAGGCCTGGTCTACTCCCTCAGCCTGCTGCAGAGCACCCTGCACAAATATGAACA GGCTCTGAGTTCCTGCAGCGTGGAGGTGTTTAAGCGTATGGGTACACTCTACTCTGAAATGAGCTTCCACGAGCGCTCTCTGGATTATTTAATTGATTTGCTGCATAAGGACCAATTAGACGAGACTGTCCAAGTGGAACCTCTGACTAAGGCCATTAAGTACTATCAG CAACTGTACAGCGTCCACCTGACAGATCAAAGTGAGGACTGCACGGTGCAGCTGGGTGACCACATCAAG TTTAGCCAGAGTGCCTTGGACTGTATGGGAGTGGAGGTGGCTCGTCTGCGAGCCTTCCTTGCAGCGGGGCAGGAGAGCTCTGTGTTGTCTGTGCTTCTGAAGGACCTAGACACTTCCTGCTCTGACATCAGACAGTTCTGTAAGAAGATCCGTCGCCGCATGCCTGGAACAGATGTAGTTggagttcctgctgctgtgagcttTGGACCACAG GTGTCTGAGACTTTGACTGAGTGCCGGCGCCAGCTGACTAGGGTGGTGGCTGTACTGCaggaggtggcagcagctgGTGCTCAGATGGTTGCTCCACTGGCAGAACAGGAGGGACTCAGTGCGCTTAAACTAGAGGACATCACTGGCAAGGCTGTGGAACAG GTATATGGCTCCCATGGCCTGAACGGCCCTGAGTGTCTGCGTCAGTCTTGCAGCTCAGTCATTGCTACCATGAACAAGATGGCGACAGCCATGCAGGAAGGAGAATATGATGCTGACAAACCTCAGAGCATG ACTCCACCTGTGGAGGTGAGAGCATCCACTGTCAGAGCGGAGATGACTGACGCTGAAGGTCTAGGAGTTAAACtagaagacagagagacagtcatcaagGAGCTCAAGAAGTCTCTCAAGATTAAG GGTGAGGAGCTAAGCGAGGCCAACGTCCGTCTGAGCCTtctggagaagaagctggaCACCTCCACCAAGGATGCAGATGAGCGAGTTGAGAAGATTCAGACTAAACTAGATGAGAATCTTTCCCtgctgaagaagaaagaaaa GGAGTTTGAGGAAACAATGGACGCTCTACAAGCTGATATTGACCAGCTTGAGGCAGAAAAGGCAGAGCTGAAACAACGCATCAATAGCCAATCAAAGATGACTATTGAAGGCCTGAGAGGCCCAGCTGCGTCTGGAATTGCCTCCATTGTTCAGGGCTCTGCAGGAG CAGGTCTGTCTCCATCCATGGCAGGCTCAGTGCAGGTGGTGGACTCGCCTCTGCTCAGGCAGCAGGTTGAGGCTCAGAGGCTGAGCATCAAACACCTCaagaatgaaaacaacaggATCAAG GCTGAGAAGATGAGAGCACAGCTGGCATCActgcctccactctgtcctcctAAACTGCCACAAGTTCCCAAAGACAGCTCCATGCCACCACAGGGGCTAAACACGGGCATCTATCGCAGGACAGACCAACTGCTGGCAACCCTGCTCAAGCTGAGCGCAGAGGTCAAGGTGGTGGATATCACCGGGAAGACTGCAG TTAGTGCCAGTGCTCAGCTGCTGGAACAGACAGCTAGACTGAAGAACCTCTCAGACGCTCTGGAAAAACTCAAG GGAGAAGTAGCTGAACACGTAGTCTCTTACCAGCCTGGTGCGAAGGCCTCCTCAGACTTTGCCACCTTCCCAGTTTCCTCTTTTGTTAAG GCcaaagaggagaagcagggaggaaCAGTGTTTGTAGGACGCGTTTCCATTCCGTGCACCGCTGGCCAGGAACAAGTCCACCGCCTTGTCCTGtctcaacagcagctgcagcaagtGCACCGCCTCCTGATGGCATAA
- the LOC114851040 gene encoding dynactin subunit 1-like isoform X9 — protein sequence MALNRRHSYTPRLTSPLISKMSSAGTVESGKPPKIGSIVEVTGKGQRGTVAYIGATLFASGKWVGVILDEPKGKNDGTVQGKRYFTCEENHGIFVRQSQIQVVEDGSAATSPDAPESGITRMSKQKDIPETPKTSKQASRESLSSSLSGDVSEASLSHQGALGAPVVPQPSGTPAAAVATVPATPSKEEESLRAQVKDLEEKLETLKMKRTEDKAKLKELEKHKIQLEQLQEWKTKMQEQQAELQKQLKEAKREAREAQEAKDRYMEEMSDTADAIEMATLDKEMAEERAESLQVEVDTLKEKVEELSMDLEILRHEISEKGTDGAASSYHVKQLEEQNGRLKEALVRMRDLSASEKQEHVKLQKQMEKKNTELETLRTQKEKLQEEMKQAEATIDELKEQVDAALGSEEMVETLTERNLDLEEKVRELRETVTDLEAINEMNDELQENARETEMELREQVDLSGAKVREAEKRVEAAQETVADYQQTINKYRELTASLQDANRELTSQQNANVEQVQQPPAELFDFKIKFAETKAYAKAIEMELRKMEVAQSNRQVSLLTSFMPDSFLRHGGDHDCILVLLLIPRLICKAELISKQAQEKFDLNGNLVQGTGLRGPPGEQRSFASGLVYSLSLLQSTLHKYEQALSSCSVEVFKRMGTLYSEMSFHERSLDYLIDLLHKDQLDETVQVEPLTKAIKYYQQLYSVHLTDQSEDCTVQLGDHIKFSQSALDCMGVEVARLRAFLAAGQESSVLSVLLKDLDTSCSDIRQFCKKIRRRMPGTDVVGVPAAVSFGPQVSETLTECRRQLTRVVAVLQEVAAAGAQMVAPLAEQEGLSALKLEDITGKAVEQVYGSHGLNGPECLRQSCSSVIATMNKMATAMQEGEYDADKPQSMTPPVEVRASTVRAEMTDAEGLGVKLEDRETVIKELKKSLKIKGEELSEANVRLSLLEKKLDTSTKDADERVEKIQTKLDENLSLLKKKEKEFEETMDALQADIDQLEAEKAELKQRINSQSKMTIEGLRGPAASGIASIVQGSAGAGLSPSMAGSVQVVDSPLLRQQVEAQRLSIKHLKNENNRIKAEKMRAQLASLPPLCPPKLPQVPKDSSMPPQGLNTGIYRRTDQLLATLLKLSAEVKVVDITGKTAVSASAQLLEQTARLKNLSDALEKLKGEVAEHVVSYQPGAKASSDFATFPVSSFVKAKEEKQGGTVFVGRVSIPCTAGQEQVHRLVLSQQQLQQVHRLLMA from the exons CTGACCAGCCCACTGATCAGCAAAATGAGCAGTGCAGGAACAGTGGAGAGTGGTAAACCTCCAAAG ATCGGCTCTATAGTAGAGGTGACAGGAAAGGGTCAGCGCGGAACTGTTGCCTACATCGGTGCCACCCTCTTTGCCTCTGGAAAATGGGTTGGCGTCATACTTGATGAGCCCAAAGGCAAGAACGATGGGACTGTGCAGGGGAAACGCTACTTCACCTGTGAGGAAAATCATGGGATATTTGTCAGACAGTCCCAG ATCCAGGTGGTGGAGGACGGTTCTGCTGCAACGTCACCAGATGCCCCTGAGTCTGGCATTACCAGAATGTCCAAGCAAAAGG ATATTCCAGAGACTCCTAAAACATCGAAACAG GCATCTCGTGAGAGcctgtcttcctctctgtccggTGATGTCAGTGAGGCGAGCCTGTCACACCAGGGTGCCCTGGGAGCACCTGTTGTGCCTCAGCCAAGCGGgacgcctgcagctgcagtagcCACTGTTCCAGCTACACCAAGCAAG GAAGAAGAGTCACTCCGAGCTCAAGTCAAGGATCTCGAGGAGAAGCTGGAAACGCTGAAAATGAAGAGGACTGAGGACAAGGccaagctgaaggagctggagaaacacaagatccagctggagcagcttcaggagTGGAAAACCAAAATGCAGGAGcaacaggcagagctgcagaaacaaCTCAAAGAAGCCAAGAGG GAAGCACGTGAGGCACAGGAGGCTAAGGACCGTTACATGGAGGAGATGTCTGACACAGCAGATGCCATCGAAATGGCCACACTGGACAAAGAGATGGCTGAAGAGCGGGCAGAGTCTCTGCAAGTGGAAGTGGACACActgaaggagaaggtggaggagctctCCATGGACCTTGAGATTCTTAGGCATGAAATATCTGAGAAAG GCACAGATGGTGCCGCATCAAGTTACCAtgtcaaacagctggaggagcagaatgGCAGACTGAAGGAGGCACTGGTCAG AATGCGTGACCTTTCTGCCTCAGAGAAACAGGagcatgtgaagctgcagaagcagatGGAAAAGAAGaacactgagctggagactctgAGAACGCAGAAAGAGAAACTGCAGGAAGAAATGAAGCAGGCAGAAGCCACTATAGacgagctgaaggagcag GTGGATGCTGCTCTTGGATCAGAAGAGATGGTGGAAACCCTGACAGAAAGAAACCTCGACCTGGAAGAGAAAGTCCGAGAGCTAAGAGAAACTGTGACTGACCTG GAGGCAATCAATGAGATGAATGATGAACTCCAGGAGAATGCCAGAGAGACTGAGATGGAGCTGAGGGAGCAGGTGGACCTGAGTGGTGCAAAGgtcagagaggcagaaaaaagggTGGAGGCTGCCCAGGAGACTGTAGCTGATTATCAGCAGACCATCAACAAATACAGAGAGCTGACTGCCAGCCTACAG GATGCCAACAGAGAACTGACCAGCCAGCAGAATGCCAATGTTGAGCAGGTTCAGCAACCGCCTGCGGAACTGTTTGATTTCAAGATTAAGTTTGCAGAGACCAAAGCCTATGCCAAG GCGATTGAGATGGAGCTGAGGAAAATGGAAGTGGCTCAGTCAAACAGACAGGTGTCCCTCCTCACCTCGTTCATGCCAGACTCCTTTCTCCGTCATGGCGGCGATCACGACTGTATTCTGGTGCTTCTGCTCATTCCCAGGCTCATATGCAAG GCTGAGCTGATCAGTAAACAGGCCCAGGAGAAGTTTGACTTGAACGGGAACCTGGTCCAGGGCACGGGCCTCAGAGGGCCTCCAGGAGAGCAGCGTAGCTTTGCCTCAGGCCTGGTCTACTCCCTCAGCCTGCTGCAGAGCACCCTGCACAAATATGAACA GGCTCTGAGTTCCTGCAGCGTGGAGGTGTTTAAGCGTATGGGTACACTCTACTCTGAAATGAGCTTCCACGAGCGCTCTCTGGATTATTTAATTGATTTGCTGCATAAGGACCAATTAGACGAGACTGTCCAAGTGGAACCTCTGACTAAGGCCATTAAGTACTATCAG CAACTGTACAGCGTCCACCTGACAGATCAAAGTGAGGACTGCACGGTGCAGCTGGGTGACCACATCAAG TTTAGCCAGAGTGCCTTGGACTGTATGGGAGTGGAGGTGGCTCGTCTGCGAGCCTTCCTTGCAGCGGGGCAGGAGAGCTCTGTGTTGTCTGTGCTTCTGAAGGACCTAGACACTTCCTGCTCTGACATCAGACAGTTCTGTAAGAAGATCCGTCGCCGCATGCCTGGAACAGATGTAGTTggagttcctgctgctgtgagcttTGGACCACAG GTGTCTGAGACTTTGACTGAGTGCCGGCGCCAGCTGACTAGGGTGGTGGCTGTACTGCaggaggtggcagcagctgGTGCTCAGATGGTTGCTCCACTGGCAGAACAGGAGGGACTCAGTGCGCTTAAACTAGAGGACATCACTGGCAAGGCTGTGGAACAG GTATATGGCTCCCATGGCCTGAACGGCCCTGAGTGTCTGCGTCAGTCTTGCAGCTCAGTCATTGCTACCATGAACAAGATGGCGACAGCCATGCAGGAAGGAGAATATGATGCTGACAAACCTCAGAGCATG ACTCCACCTGTGGAGGTGAGAGCATCCACTGTCAGAGCGGAGATGACTGACGCTGAAGGTCTAGGAGTTAAACtagaagacagagagacagtcatcaagGAGCTCAAGAAGTCTCTCAAGATTAAG GGTGAGGAGCTAAGCGAGGCCAACGTCCGTCTGAGCCTtctggagaagaagctggaCACCTCCACCAAGGATGCAGATGAGCGAGTTGAGAAGATTCAGACTAAACTAGATGAGAATCTTTCCCtgctgaagaagaaagaaaa GGAGTTTGAGGAAACAATGGACGCTCTACAAGCTGATATTGACCAGCTTGAGGCAGAAAAGGCAGAGCTGAAACAACGCATCAATAGCCAATCAAAGATGACTATTGAAGGCCTGAGAGGCCCAGCTGCGTCTGGAATTGCCTCCATTGTTCAGGGCTCTGCAGGAG CAGGTCTGTCTCCATCCATGGCAGGCTCAGTGCAGGTGGTGGACTCGCCTCTGCTCAGGCAGCAGGTTGAGGCTCAGAGGCTGAGCATCAAACACCTCaagaatgaaaacaacaggATCAAG GCTGAGAAGATGAGAGCACAGCTGGCATCActgcctccactctgtcctcctAAACTGCCACAAGTTCCCAAAGACAGCTCCATGCCACCACAGGGGCTAAACACGGGCATCTATCGCAGGACAGACCAACTGCTGGCAACCCTGCTCAAGCTGAGCGCAGAGGTCAAGGTGGTGGATATCACCGGGAAGACTGCAG TTAGTGCCAGTGCTCAGCTGCTGGAACAGACAGCTAGACTGAAGAACCTCTCAGACGCTCTGGAAAAACTCAAG GGAGAAGTAGCTGAACACGTAGTCTCTTACCAGCCTGGTGCGAAGGCCTCCTCAGACTTTGCCACCTTCCCAGTTTCCTCTTTTGTTAAG GCcaaagaggagaagcagggaggaaCAGTGTTTGTAGGACGCGTTTCCATTCCGTGCACCGCTGGCCAGGAACAAGTCCACCGCCTTGTCCTGtctcaacagcagctgcagcaagtGCACCGCCTCCTGATGGCATAA